In the Bacillus shivajii genome, one interval contains:
- a CDS encoding CBS domain-containing protein, which yields MLKPTNQEHLLAERFEVAFNIIDERIKKIVSHYDRRFTALVREGAKTHHLIRFYKEDLEQYAKLRNAIVHDKKEIGYYIADPHIDIVKHIEDIAQIFTSPNYALTIATKNVVYYNVEDSLLELIQGVKEHAFSQYPIYKGKDCIGILKTGDIAKWMAKHVVNSIVDLADIKVMDIMINVNQHPLAFASKSINIFEVENIYKEYHKQSKDLEAVIITENGKEDESPLGFITAWDIIEIDYTVQ from the coding sequence ATGCTGAAGCCGACTAATCAAGAACATTTACTTGCAGAGCGGTTTGAAGTTGCTTTTAACATCATTGATGAAAGAATAAAAAAGATCGTTAGTCATTATGATAGGCGTTTTACAGCTCTAGTAAGAGAAGGAGCTAAAACACACCATTTGATACGTTTTTATAAAGAAGACTTAGAACAATATGCTAAACTACGAAATGCGATTGTTCATGATAAAAAGGAAATTGGATATTATATTGCTGATCCTCACATTGATATCGTTAAACATATTGAAGACATCGCACAAATATTTACGAGTCCAAATTATGCATTAACCATTGCCACGAAGAATGTCGTTTATTACAACGTAGAAGATAGTTTATTAGAGTTGATTCAAGGGGTGAAAGAGCATGCTTTTTCTCAATATCCCATTTATAAAGGAAAAGATTGTATTGGTATCTTAAAGACTGGTGACATTGCTAAGTGGATGGCTAAGCATGTAGTCAATAGTATTGTAGATTTAGCAGATATTAAAGTGATGGATATTATGATAAATGTAAATCAACATCCACTAGCCTTTGCTTCAAAATCTATAAATATATTTGAGGTAGAAAATATATACAAGGAGTACCATAAACAAAGTAAGGATTTAGAAGCGGTAATTATTACAGAGAATGGAAAAGAGGATGAATCGCCACTAGGCTTCATTACGGCTTGGGATATAATTGAGATTGACTACACAGTTCAATAA
- a CDS encoding NAD-binding protein produces the protein MQLLMWLKKIHIIIVILLSLLLILHLLNVYSLNDPGYIFLLVVLLGFSFTFYRVFKSYEIQSISFLIAFGSGFYGFLNYSYTDYSLLNTTYSTFRLFLLDVDPVFNEAGTKYFNLPLAMEVARWSAAFYTISTISLIAFRYFRQVIFSLRLRVVGNHIIVAGYNDRSSKLIENLTKEGYKVGVIADKLTNKQQSAFHDQGITYFDGTKSGEQIYKKCGLKNCKYIIVFHDDDSKNLDTYISMKDFFSNNQLNDDQKEILIHLEYQNSIQLFNNMVIDDERKHMTSKLKPRIFNVYQLIAERQLECQPLYKGYEKQLRNEDESSLHLLFIGFGKVNQQIAFHALNLGHFLTKKPLEITIIDRDIDRVKKEWGFSVKNVDKVAKVRFKKVDLVSQFLSEEIHQLDKPVTHAFISLKDDFLDMIEGLQLTEQFSEVPIFVKMKDDRLVSEWLDQHQKEFKSIRRYSFFHEVLTGEYVLNEKLQRLAEEAHSNYQQRKVELNLPSDKPWEELNSFKRESNRFQMLHNDTKLMLLGLKKVPLEKTEFKSEKEFYIYIQPYLEDLAEVEHKRWNAFHFLRGWNALTDYKSSYTNNPDKKLHACLVSWEELTTVSNVVGTDYKSYDRDSIIHLYHYYYAQGYGFQREK, from the coding sequence GTGCAACTTTTAATGTGGCTAAAAAAGATACATATTATTATAGTAATTCTGTTATCTCTATTATTAATTTTACATTTATTAAATGTATACTCTTTAAACGACCCCGGTTATATATTTTTATTGGTAGTATTGTTAGGGTTTTCTTTTACGTTTTACCGAGTGTTTAAATCATATGAAATTCAAAGTATTTCTTTTTTAATTGCTTTTGGTTCTGGTTTTTATGGTTTTTTAAATTATAGTTATACTGATTACTCACTTTTGAATACTACGTATTCAACTTTTCGTCTATTTTTGTTAGATGTTGATCCTGTTTTTAATGAAGCGGGTACGAAATACTTTAACTTGCCGTTAGCTATGGAGGTTGCTAGATGGTCCGCAGCATTTTATACAATTTCAACAATTAGCCTTATTGCTTTTCGGTACTTCCGTCAAGTGATCTTTAGTCTTAGGTTAAGAGTGGTGGGCAATCATATCATTGTTGCAGGGTATAATGATCGTTCATCTAAGTTAATTGAAAATTTAACGAAAGAAGGCTACAAGGTAGGTGTCATTGCTGATAAATTAACGAATAAACAACAGTCAGCTTTTCACGATCAAGGAATTACATATTTTGATGGTACGAAAAGCGGTGAGCAAATCTATAAAAAGTGTGGACTAAAAAATTGTAAATATATTATTGTTTTTCATGATGATGATTCTAAAAACCTTGATACTTATATTTCGATGAAAGATTTTTTTAGTAATAATCAACTAAATGATGATCAGAAGGAAATCTTAATACATTTGGAATATCAAAATTCTATCCAGCTATTTAACAATATGGTTATTGATGATGAACGCAAGCACATGACTAGTAAGCTTAAACCAAGAATTTTCAACGTATACCAGCTTATTGCGGAAAGACAATTGGAATGTCAACCGTTGTATAAGGGCTATGAGAAACAATTGAGAAATGAAGACGAGTCGTCACTGCATTTATTATTTATTGGTTTTGGTAAAGTCAATCAACAAATAGCGTTTCATGCACTAAACTTAGGCCACTTTCTTACAAAAAAACCTTTGGAAATAACCATTATTGATCGAGATATTGATCGAGTTAAGAAAGAGTGGGGTTTTTCTGTTAAAAACGTAGATAAGGTTGCGAAAGTTAGATTTAAGAAAGTTGATTTAGTTAGTCAGTTTTTATCTGAAGAAATTCACCAATTAGATAAACCAGTTACCCATGCTTTCATTTCTTTAAAAGATGACTTTTTAGATATGATCGAAGGATTACAATTAACGGAACAATTTAGTGAGGTCCCTATATTTGTGAAAATGAAGGACGACCGTTTAGTGAGTGAGTGGCTGGACCAGCATCAAAAAGAGTTCAAGTCAATTAGACGCTATTCTTTTTTTCACGAGGTATTAACTGGTGAGTATGTACTTAATGAGAAACTTCAGAGGTTGGCAGAAGAAGCCCATAGTAACTATCAACAACGAAAGGTTGAATTAAACTTACCCTCAGATAAACCATGGGAGGAACTTAATTCGTTTAAGCGTGAGTCGAATCGTTTTCAGATGCTTCATAATGATACGAAATTAATGTTATTGGGGTTAAAGAAGGTTCCATTGGAAAAAACTGAATTTAAATCTGAAAAGGAGTTTTATATTTATATTCAGCCATATTTAGAAGATCTCGCCGAAGTAGAACATAAACGGTGGAATGCTTTTCATTTTCTGAGAGGGTGGAATGCCCTAACAGACTATAAATCAAGTTATACAAATAACCCAGATAAAAAACTACATGCTTGTCTTGTTTCTTGGGAGGAACTTACTACTGTAAGTAATGTTGTTGGCACAGATTATAAAAGTTACGACAGAGATAGTATTATACATTTGTATCATTATTATTATGCTCAGGGGTACGGCTTTCAACGAGAAAAGTAG
- a CDS encoding SH3 domain-containing protein: MEIISNIWISFPEWSRPLVVGFLVILLTRSLFLWGISQIFKLQLVIGYKLVEMIFFLIAIPFGWYIKAKRKSRYLFIEKAEDGMRKCLSGIDFLKDKAVILKTKKKFYYIGIMTLSCIMALSLFNNWKAFAINEIWESVDAWFVEDVLEASELSSEEAATTVKGWFGIEESIKAQKDSEDEHEMEEVQYQLSKSQTGGNLREYPVESTSTDNVVGTVYPHTELTFLGEAETVNRIEWLKVQTDEGVVGWISSRIVEKVE, translated from the coding sequence ATGGAGATTATTTCAAATATTTGGATTTCCTTTCCGGAATGGTCTCGTCCTCTAGTTGTTGGTTTCCTTGTTATTTTACTAACACGCTCACTATTTTTGTGGGGCATTAGCCAAATCTTCAAGCTGCAATTAGTCATTGGATATAAACTAGTTGAAATGATTTTTTTCCTTATTGCAATACCATTTGGGTGGTATATTAAGGCTAAAAGAAAATCCCGATACCTCTTTATAGAAAAGGCTGAAGACGGGATGAGGAAGTGTCTAAGTGGCATTGATTTTCTAAAAGATAAGGCAGTCATTTTAAAAACAAAGAAAAAGTTCTATTATATTGGAATTATGACATTATCCTGTATCATGGCCTTATCATTGTTTAATAACTGGAAAGCCTTTGCAATAAATGAGATTTGGGAATCTGTAGATGCATGGTTTGTAGAAGATGTGTTGGAAGCAAGTGAACTATCAAGTGAGGAAGCTGCCACAACGGTCAAAGGGTGGTTCGGTATAGAAGAATCAATAAAGGCACAAAAAGATTCAGAAGATGAGCATGAAATGGAAGAGGTTCAATATCAATTATCAAAATCTCAAACAGGAGGGAATTTACGAGAATATCCAGTAGAATCAACGAGTACTGATAACGTTGTAGGTACAGTCTATCCACATACAGAATTAACCTTTCTAGGAGAGGCGGAAACCGTTAACCGAATTGAATGGCTAAAAGTCCAAACAGATGAAGGAGTTGTTGGATGGATTTCTAGTAGAATAGTAGAGAAAGTCGAGTAG